GGTCAATGTCGCTTAAAATCATTACTCAGTTTTCACTATCTTTTGGCGAACTTAATAACTTAGGATTAGCCATAGCTTCCTTATTAATTTCAACAACTGTAGCATCAAAAGGCATTTTTAGTGTCAAGATTGCCTTAGAAGCTTCCAAGTTTAAGAAAATGTCATCTTTATGCAACATTTTTTTGTCAGTGTTTTTATATTGAATAAAGCCAATTGTTCCAATGTCATCTTGCATTTCAGGAGTAAATCTTAAATAAAATTGGTCTTTACCTTCTAATTTTTCTACAACTAAATACTTATCAACTTTTTTCATTTTTACCTCTTTTTACATAAAAATCAGCAACATTCTTGACTGCTCTTTTTCGATCATTTATATTAGCAACAGTAGGCAGAATCATTAAGTGATTTATTTTTAGATTTTCACACAAATTATTAAGTTTATTCATGCTTTCATCATCAAAAACATTAAAAATACTTTTGTGCAAACGCAGGAAATTTTTGCGTTGTTCTTCATTAAACACAAATTTTTCAAACACACTATATGGAGGGTAATAAGCAAAATGATTAGGATCAGCAAAAGAACGATAAAAAGCAATTAAATTATGATTTCTCGTTGATGATTCATAGTCAATTCCACTTACCACATTTACGCTAAGTGCAACTTCTGGTGGATTTTCGCCTCATGCTGTTTTATAGGCTTCAATGTATGAATTAATAACATTTTCAGCATACACTTTAGATGGGTTCAAAAACCAGCCATAATTAATTTTAAATTTATGTTGAGCTGCAAAAATTGCGCTTTGTTCAGATGTTACCAACATAACAATGTCAACAGGCTTGTTTATGTTAGGATTTATCCTAAAATCAAACTTTTTCTTGTTGTTTAAATATTCATTAACAGCAATAATTTTTTGCTGATATTCAGTTGAAGTTAATGAAGGTTTTAAAAGCTCAATTGTTTCTTTTGTGCCTATATTTGATCCAAATCCGTAAACAAAACGCTCTGGATGTAATAAATTTAGTGTTTGAATCTGCTCTGCGACATTATATGCTTGATAATTAGCAAGCATAATGCCGCCACACCCTAATTTAATTCCACTAACACTATTAGCTAAATGATCAAGAAGAATAAGCGGACTAGAAATAACCAATGAATTAACATTGTGTTGCTCACTAATTCAAAAAGAATAAAGATTTAAATCCTTAACATATTGACAAAGTTCGATTACTTCTTTGTAAGCTTTTTTATAGTTATTTTGGTTAGTTAATAGCCCATGGTCAAGAATGCTTATCTTCATAAATAAAATTATAAAACTAAAGCGCCATAAAATAGGCATTTTGGAAATTTATACATATTTAAAAAACCAATATATAGAAAAAAAGGCAAAATAAATCATTAAAAACTTATTTTTATATAAATGTATAATAGTGATATGGAAAACAGATTAATAGAAAATCAAAATAGCAGCCAAAATAACTTTAGAAGATTTGAGAACGCTTCATCTGTAGCAAGTAGAAAGAATGCTTTTCTAGGAGCTTCTGTTGGTTGGTTCTCTTATGCAACAGGAATAGCATTTATTAGTGCTATTGTGCTGTTATTACTCTTTCCTAAAGCACTAGATTACTTACAAAGAAATCCATTTATTGGGCTTGGTCTTGCATTAGGCCTTTTAGTGCTCATTTTTATCGAGTTTATTGTAGGCCCAAAAATGAACTTCTGGGCACAGTTAGTAATAATAACTTTA
This sequence is a window from Mycoplasmopsis agalactiae PG2. Protein-coding genes within it:
- a CDS encoding glycine cleavage system protein H, encoding MKKVDKYLVVEKLEGKDQFYLRFTPEMQDDIGTIGFIQYKNTDKKMLHKDDIFLNLEASKAILTLKMPFDATVVEINKEAMANPKLLSSPKDSENWVMILSDIDPKTLEQLEDF
- a CDS encoding MsnO8 family LLM class oxidoreductase, translated to MKISILDHGLLTNQNNYKKAYKEVIELCQYVKDLNLYSFWISEQHNVNSLVISSPLILLDHLANSVSGIKLGCGGIMLANYQAYNVAEQIQTLNLLHPERFVYGFGSNIGTKETIELLKPSLTSTEYQQKIIAVNEYLNNKKKFDFRINPNINKPVDIVMLVTSEQSAIFAAQHKFKINYGWFLNPSKVYAENVINSYIEAYKTAWGENPPEVALSVNVVSGIDYESSTRNHNLIAFYRSFADPNHFAYYPPYSVFEKFVFNEEQRKNFLRLHKSIFNVFDDESMNKLNNLCENLKINHLMILPTVANINDRKRAVKNVADFYVKRGKNEKSW